One region of Brachyhypopomus gauderio isolate BG-103 chromosome 9, BGAUD_0.2, whole genome shotgun sequence genomic DNA includes:
- the ptger2b gene encoding prostaglandin E receptor 2b subtype EP2 yields MEHPHFGQNISNLSMEKCRNVSTVLSGTPTTSAIMFSAGVLGNVVALILLKIRRKNQSASLFQVLVTALVITDLLGTFSVSPLVITAYSRNQSMIGLSGNDSICSHFGFAMTFFSLVTLAILLSMALERWLSIGLPYFYERHINTRGGYITITLIYLVCTLFCLTPFFGFGRYVQYCPGTWCFIDLNSDEFEHKVYKNIYASCMLAMIICTVFCNASVIYHLLLMYRRRKANRSSLRRTKGSKRSLSLTKEVEHLVLLGFMTIAFLICSLPLVINVYISSSGDTKYSAMDLTALLLLSVNPIIDPWVFIILSPPVPRLLWEVICKPPQPQSSHDKLGTTRPQPTKMDHCIITESCQTSIPIELSQG; encoded by the exons ATGGAACATCCTCACTTTGGGCAAAATATATCAAATCTTTCAATGGAAAAATGCCGTAATGTCAGTACAGTTCTGAGCGGAACACCTACAACTTCTGCAATCATGTTCTCTGCTGGCGTCCTCGGGAACGTAGTCGCGCTTATTCTCTTGAAAATCAGACGTAAAAATCAAAGCGCTTCACTTTTTCAGGTACTGGTGACTGCTTTGGTCATTACGGATCTTCTCGGTACTTTTTCCGTCAGTCCCCTTGTGATTACTGCCTACTCACGGAATCAGTCAATGATCGGATTGAGCGGGAATGATAGTATTTGCTCACATTTTGGCTTCGCCATGACATTTTTTAGCCTTGTAACTTTGGCAATACTGTTATCCATGGCTTTGGAGCGTTGGCTTTCTATTGGACTTCCTTACTTTTATGAGAGACACATAAACACGCGCGGCGGATACATAACAATCACACTAATTTATCTGGTCTGTACTTTATTCTGTCTCACACCTTTCTTCGGATTTGGGAGGTATGTCCAATATTGCCCAGGAACATGGTGCTTTATCGACCTGAACTCAGATGAATTCGAACATAAAGTGTACAAAAACATATACGCTTCTTGTATGCTTGCGATGATAATATGTACGGTGTTTTGCAACGCATCGGTCATCTACCATCTTCTGCTAATGTACCGGAGACGTAAAGCAAATAGAAGCTCTCTCAGACGTACAAAGGGGTCAAAGCGCTCGCTGTCCCTCACAAAAGAAGTAGAACATTTGGTGCTGCTTGGGTTTATGACGATTGCGTTTCTCATTTGTTCTCTTCCGCTTGTG ATAAATGTTTATATCAGCTCCTCTGGAGACACAAAATATTCTGCAATGGACCTCACAGCTCTGCTGTTACTATCCGTGAACCCTATCATAGACCCCTGGGTCTTCATCATTCTGAGCCCCCCAGTGCCACGTCTTCTCTGGGAAGTAATATGCAAGCCTCCACAGCCACAGTCGAGCCATGACAAGCTAGGCACAACAAGACCCCAGCCAACCAAAATGGACCACTGCATAATTACTGAGTCATGTCAGACAAGCATACCCATAGAGTTATCTCAGGGATAG
- the psmc6 gene encoding 26S proteasome regulatory subunit 10B, protein MSAVKTSRRRRRRNAENMADNREKGLQDYRKKLLEHKEIDGRLKELREQLKELTKQYEKSENDLKALQSVGQIVGEVLKQLTEEKFIVKATNGPRYVVGCRRQLDKTKLKPGTRVALDMTTLTIMRYLPREVDPLVYNMSHEDPGSVSYSEIGGLSEQIRELREVIELPLTNPELFQRVGIIPPKGCLLYGPPGTGKTLLARAVASQLDCNFLKVVSSSIVDKYIGESARLIREMFNYARDHQPCIIFMDEIDAIGGRRFSEGTSADREIQRTLMELLNQMDGFDTLHRVKMIMATNRPDTLDPALLRPGRLDRKIHIELPNEQARLDILKIHSGPITKHGDIDYEAIVKLSDGFNGADLRNVCTEAGMFAIRADRDYVTQEDFMKAVRKVADSKKLESKLDYKPV, encoded by the exons ATGAGCGCAGTAAAAACctccagaagaagaaggaggaggaacGCGGAGAACATGGCTGACAACAGGGAGAAGGGACTACAAGATTATAGAAAGAAATTGCTTGAGCACAAAGAGATTGATGGGCGTTTGAAGGAAT TGAGAGAACAGCTGAAGGAGCTCACCAAACAGTATGAGAAATCTGAGAATGATCTGAAGGCTTTGCAGAGTGTTGGCCAG ATTGTTGGTGAAGTGTTAAAACAACTGACAGAGGAAAAGT TTATTGTCAAAGCTACCAATGGCCCTCGCTATGTCGTTGGTTGTCGTAGACAG CTGGACAAAACCAAGCTAAAGCCAGGAACCAGAGTGGCACTGGATATGACTACCCTCACAATCATGAG GTATCTGCCACGCGAAGTTGACCCACTGGTGTACAACATGTCTCATGAAGACCCTGGTAGTGTCTCTTATTCAGAAATTGGTGGGTTGTCTGAGCAGATCCGTGAACTTAGGGAG GTTATAGAGCTACCGTTGACCAACCCAGAACTTTTCCAACGTGTGGGCATCATTCCCCCCAAGGGCTGCCTGCTCTATGGACCTCCAG GCACTGGTAAAACCCTTCTGGCCAGAGCTGTGGCCAGTCAACTTGACTGCAATTTCCTAAAG GTTGTGTCCAGCTCCATTGTGGATAAGTACATCGGTGAGAGTGCCAGACTGATAAGAGAGATGTTTAACTATGCTCGAGATCACCAACCATGCATCATCTTCATGGATGAGATTGATGCTATTG GTGGCCGCCGTTTTTCTGAGGGAACATCTGCCGACAGAGAGATCCAGAGGACACTTATGGAG TTGCTGAACCAGATGGATGGATTTGACACTCTACATAGAGTGAAAATGATCATGGCTACAAACCGCCCTGATACGTTGGACCCAGCCCTGCTGCGGCCTGGAAGACTGGACAGGAAAATCC ATATTGAACTGCCCAATGAACAGGCTCGACTGGACATCCTGAAGATCCACTCAGGACCCATCACCAAGCATGGAGACATAG ATTATGAAGCGATTGTCAAACTCTCGGATGGTTTCAATGGTGCAGATCTACGAAATGTCTGCACTGAGGCTG GTATGTTTGCCATTCGTGCAGACCGTGATTATGTTACTCAGGAGGATTTCATGAAGGCAGTACGCAAAGTGGCGGATTCAAAGAAGCTGGAATCCAAGCTGGACTATAAACCTGTATAA